A window of Candidatus Zixiibacteriota bacterium genomic DNA:
GCGTCGCCCATTATCCAGATGCCCGGCTCAATATGGGAAACCATCGCCAGCGATGCCTTGCTCACCTGGGGCAACAACTGCCTGACGCTCGATTCGACCGCGCCCGATAAATTGAGTCGCTCTTTTTGAGTCTCTTTCGGCCGGGCGAACTCAAGGAACTCGGTCACCGTCCCCTCGATGCGCTTGACTTCTTTGAACGCAATGTCACTGAACTCCTCGCGATCGGCACGAGGCACGCTCTGGTCGTGAATGATCTCCAGCGCCCCTTTTATCGACGCCAGCGGGTTCTTGATTTCATGCGCTACGCCGGCGGCCATTTGTCCAACCAAAGACAGATGATGGCTCCGCTCGAGTTGCAGCTTGGTTTCTTCGTGTTTCTTGCGAACGTTGATTTCACGATCGATTAATGCTCCGACCAGAATGCCAATCGCGAAATAGAAGAATATCTCCACCAGCTCCTGTGTGAGATCGAGCTCGGCCGGCATGGCGCCAAGAAGATACGGAACGATCAGGAGCGATATGACCAGAGCGCTGTAAATGCCGCCGCGGATGCCGAACCATGACGCCGCGATGGCAATCGGTATGTAGCAAAAGCGACTGTGAAGCGCGTGAAGCCAATGCACGTGGCCGAACAGCCGCTCGGTCAACCAGCCGTAGTGAATCGCGATCGTCAGCGCCGTGATCGACGCTATTATCACCAGCTTCAAACGCCGATAGGTTACGGCATCGGAATGTCCCGGCAGCTCGGTCATACATCAACCTAGAGAAAGATTCGTGCCAATTGCAATCGCTGCCACCTTTCAGTGACTCTTCACCAGGGTGGCCGATGTAGCGCAACTACTTAAGCGATGTTCCTGCGGCCACACGGCACACACCAGTTGTCCACACGCTTAGCGTCGTTAACAAGTATTGGTGAATATTCTCCATAAAACAAACAACTTTATACGCGCCGGGTGCCGCTGAGTTTGGCGGCACTCCACAAGCCGCTGATACTCAACACCTTCCGGAAGTGCTACAGTGTGGCACGCCATTTGTGTTCTATGCCGGCAAACGTTGGGCAGCGAACATCTTCTGGCTGAGGAAAGATAACATGACGAGCCTTAAGCCCCTCGCTTTACTCCCGATCATGGGTGCGGTCTGGCTCATTAGTGGCGGCTGCAACGACTCGAACGACATGACTGGCAGCCGTGAGAGCACCGCACCCGCCATTTTACGTGTCCATCCTCCCGACGGTGCCGTTGACGTACCGAGCGACGCGAGCCTTGCTATCAGGTTTAATATGCCGATGGACACCGCATCAGTCCATGCAGGACTCCACTTCACAGGCGGAGCCGACATGCAGTCGTGGATGGACAGCCTCGATCACATGGGCGGCATGAGACAAATCAGCCCGGGTCAGCAGGAGCAGATGATGCAGTGGCTGGACTCACTGCACATCGCCGGGCGTTTCTTGTGGAATGAGTCGTTCGACAGCTGCACCTATCGGCCCGACTCTGCCATGCCGGTCGGCACAGATCATATGATTTTCTTATTCGGGCCGATGAAGTCCCGCGAGGGTGTGATGATGAACATGGGTGGCAGTATGATGATGT
This region includes:
- a CDS encoding Ig-like domain-containing protein, whose amino-acid sequence is MTSLKPLALLPIMGAVWLISGGCNDSNDMTGSRESTAPAILRVHPPDGAVDVPSDASLAIRFNMPMDTASVHAGLHFTGGADMQSWMDSLDHMGGMRQISPGQQEQMMQWLDSLHIAGRFLWNESFDSCTYRPDSAMPVGTDHMIFLFGPMKSREGVMMNMGGSMMMSDTGFSYHFTTAL
- a CDS encoding ATP-binding protein; the protein is MTELPGHSDAVTYRRLKLVIIASITALTIAIHYGWLTERLFGHVHWLHALHSRFCYIPIAIAASWFGIRGGIYSALVISLLIVPYLLGAMPAELDLTQELVEIFFYFAIGILVGALIDREINVRKKHEETKLQLERSHHLSLVGQMAAGVAHEIKNPLASIKGALEIIHDQSVPRADREEFSDIAFKEVKRIEGTVTEFLEFARPKETQKERLNLSGAVESSVRQLLPQVSKASLAMVSHIEPGIWIMGDAEKVHQILLNLLLNSIEASRAGDTITIELRRNARRAAVLSISDTGAGMGPEEVAQAFDPFYTTKAAGTGLGLPIVKTIVDRHDGQIKLVSKPGKGTRVNIVLPTIERGAQR